Proteins from one Vibrio pomeroyi genomic window:
- a CDS encoding outer membrane protein transport protein, with protein MKTIQRSLVSLSVLFACNSLAAGFQVAEHSASGLGRAFSGEGAVADNASVLARNPAAMTLFDTAQFSGAVSIVDPEVDITQNNVPGSGGQSQVSKDVAPLQVVPAAYYISPINDKWAWGIGMFSNYGVATDYPDDIYAGDLAGDTSLVSVNLNPNVAYRINDQFSVGAGANLVYAEAELNRHQGSISNITGDPASTKLISMTGETFAFGWNVGALYELNENNRFSIAYRSEVDLDFDDGDFSDYTGSIVQGSATTTTGRLKITLPSIIEISAFHQLTDQWAIHYGWQQTGWSSFKELKATSSDCASGECFKKTEDYDDNNRYSLGATYQLNQAWTLRAGLAYDEQAGEATLSIPDSDRFWYSAGLTYQYSPNLSIDAGFALVQSKDGDFTETNELGQELEFSGDAVAYLSAIQMNYTFN; from the coding sequence GTAACTCACTTGCGGCTGGTTTCCAAGTTGCTGAGCATTCTGCCTCAGGTCTTGGTCGCGCCTTTTCAGGTGAAGGTGCAGTAGCTGATAACGCGAGTGTACTAGCGAGAAACCCCGCCGCAATGACCCTATTTGATACAGCACAGTTTTCAGGCGCGGTTTCTATCGTTGATCCCGAGGTAGATATCACTCAAAACAATGTCCCAGGTTCTGGCGGTCAAAGCCAAGTCTCGAAAGATGTTGCACCTTTGCAAGTGGTTCCGGCTGCTTACTACATCAGCCCAATCAATGACAAATGGGCATGGGGCATTGGTATGTTCTCTAACTATGGAGTTGCTACCGATTACCCAGACGATATTTATGCGGGTGATCTTGCCGGTGATACTTCACTTGTGTCAGTGAACCTGAACCCGAATGTGGCGTATCGAATTAATGACCAATTCAGTGTTGGTGCTGGTGCAAACCTTGTTTACGCAGAGGCCGAACTTAATCGTCACCAGGGTTCTATATCGAACATCACTGGCGATCCTGCTTCTACAAAACTGATTAGCATGACAGGCGAAACCTTTGCATTTGGTTGGAACGTAGGCGCGTTATATGAGCTAAACGAAAACAATCGATTCTCTATCGCATATCGTTCAGAAGTGGACCTAGATTTTGATGATGGCGACTTCAGCGATTACACGGGTAGCATCGTCCAAGGGAGTGCAACGACCACAACCGGTCGTCTAAAAATTACATTACCTTCGATCATTGAGATTTCAGCTTTCCACCAACTCACCGATCAATGGGCTATCCATTACGGCTGGCAACAAACGGGTTGGAGTAGCTTTAAAGAACTCAAAGCGACGAGCTCAGATTGCGCAAGTGGTGAGTGTTTTAAAAAGACCGAAGATTACGACGACAATAACCGTTATTCACTGGGTGCTACTTACCAGTTGAACCAAGCATGGACATTAAGAGCAGGTCTTGCTTATGACGAGCAAGCAGGTGAAGCGACGTTGAGTATTCCTGATAGCGACCGTTTCTGGTACAGCGCAGGTTTAACTTACCAATACAGCCCTAACCTATCTATTGATGCCGGTTTTGCCCTTGTACAAAGCAAAGATGGTGATTTCACAGAAACGAACGAACTTGGCCAAGAGCTTGAGTTCTCTGGTGACGCAGTTGCCTACCTTTCTGCAATTCAAATGAACTACACCTTCAACTAA